The Hippoglossus stenolepis isolate QCI-W04-F060 chromosome 11, HSTE1.2, whole genome shotgun sequence genome includes a window with the following:
- the slc7a8b gene encoding large neutral amino acids transporter small subunit 2 has protein sequence MSEDPRKRSSSSGGGGGGGGAAADPEPSGSQCAEGNDTGESSGVALKKQIGLVSACGIIVGNIIGSGIFVSPKGVLENASSVGVALIVWVSTGVITAIGALCYAELGVTIPKSGGDYSYVKDIFGGLAGFLRLWIAVLVIYPSNQAVIALTFSNYILQPLFSSCLPPESGLRLLAAVCLLFLTWVNCYSVRWATCVQDVFTTGKLLALGLIIIMGIVQICKGHYHWLEPVHAFETFRDYDVGLIALSFLQGSFAYGGWNFLNYVTEELIDPYKNLPRAIFISIPVVTFVYVFANIAYITAMSPQELLASNAVAVTFGDKLLGVMSWIMPISVALSTFGGVNGSLFTSSRLFFAGAREGHLPRLLAMIHVTRCTPIPALVFTVASSLLMLCTSDIYTLINYVGFINYLFYGVTVAGQIVLRVKQPDMYRPIKVSLVWPVIYLLFWAFLLVFSLYSEPLVCGIGLAIMMTGIPVYFFGVYWENKPQCFDTIIGKMTLLCQKLCSVVYPDMGGNPEPHVAPNKAGVGED, from the exons ATGAGCGAGGATCCGAGgaaaaggagcagcagcagcggaggaggtggaggaggtggaggagcagcagctgaccCGGAGCCGTCCGGGTCTCAGTGTGCTGAGGGCAACGACACAGGTGAAAGCTCGGGGGTGGCTCTGAAGAAACAGATCGGCCTGGTCAGCGCCTGTGGCATCATAGTGG GAAACATCATTGGATCTGGGATCTTTGTGAGTCCTAAGGGCGTCCTGGAGAATGCCAGCTCAGTGGGTGTTGCCCTGATCGTGTGGGTCTCCACTGGAGTCATCACAGCTATTGGTGCTCTCTGCTATGCAGAATTAGGCGTGACCATCCCCAAGTCTGGGGGAGACTACTCCTATGTTAAAGACATATTTGGAGGACTGGCTGG GTTTCTGCGTCTGTGGATTGCGGTGTTGGTTATTTACCCCAGTAACCAGGCCGTGATCGCTCTCACCTTCTCCAACTACATCCTGcagcctctcttctcctcctgcctccctccagAGAGCGGCCTCCGTCTGCTGGCTGCAGTCTGCCTCT TGTTTTTGACCTGGGTGAACTGCTACAGTGTGCGCTGGGCCACATGTGTACAAGATGTCTTCACCACTGGCAAGCTCCTGGCCCTGGGCCTCATCATCATAATGGGCATCGTCCAAATTTGCAAAG gtcacTATCACTGGTTGGAGCCAGTTCACGCCTTTGAGACCTTCCGTGACTACGATGTCGGTCTGATAGCTCTGTCCTTCCTGCAAGGCTCGTTTGCATATGGAGGCTGGAACTTCCTCAACTACGTCACAGAGGAGCTGATCGACCCATACAA GAATCTGCCTCGTGCCATCTTCATCTCTATCCCTGTGGTCACTTTTGTTTATGTCTTTGCCAACATAGCGTACATCACAGCCATGAGCCCCCAGGAGCTGCTGGCCTCCAATGCTGTAGCAGTG ACATTTGGAGACAAATTGCTAGGAGTGATGTCATGGATCATGCCCATCTCCGTGGCACTCTCCACCTTCGGGGGAGTCAATGGCTCGCTCTTCACCTCGTCGCG GCTGTTTTTTGCAGGAGCGAGGGAAGGCCATCTCCCACGTCTGTTGGCCATGATTCATGTCACACGCTGCACTCCTATTCCAGCCTTGGTGTTCACT GTGGCCTCATCTCTGCTGATGTTGTGCACCAGTGACATTTACACACTCATTAACTACGTGGGCTTCATCAACTACCTCTTCTATGGCGTCACTGTTGCTGGGCAGATTGTGCTGCGCGTCAAACAGCCTGACATGTATCGACCCATCAAG GTGAGCCTGGTCTGGCCGGTGATCTACCTGCTGTTCTGGGCCTTCCTGCTGGTCTTCTCCCTCTACTCTGAGCCTCTGGTCTGTGGTATTGGACTGGCCATCATGATGACCGGCATCCCAGTGTATTTCTTTGGAGTCTACTGGGAAAACAAGCCTCAGTGTTTTGATACTATTATTG GTAAAATGACTCTTCTGTGCCAAAAGCTCTGCTCAGTGGTCTATCCAGACATGGGGGGGAACCCGGAACCCCATGTAGCGCCAAATAAAGCCGGGGTTGGGGAAG
- the psmb11a gene encoding proteasome subunit beta type-11a: MALEDICSIQDNRKWFSASSVEGASATIRRPFPLAHGTTTLGFIFQDGVIAAADTRASAGGLVASPTVNKITPIHSHLVATSSGSGADCMLWERLLTRELRLYQLRNRRRLSIRGTAKLLSFMLHPFKGTEVCVALTLCGWDTGAGSTDCARRSQDSSCLMDDSSSVAVSSQGDTNSGPKVIYVCSDGARLQADVISVGSGSPYAYGILDSGLRGSLSKDEAISLAREAVFRATHRDAYSGNNVDLFHITEQGWKQREREELKDEYYRDMKRKALTVEERKRVTGFKVPT; the protein is encoded by the exons ATGGCTTTAGAAGATATTTGCAGTATCCAGGACAATCGCAAGTGGTTTTCGGCTTCTTCTGTGGAAGGTGCG TCAGCGACCATCCGCAGGCCTTTCCCTCTGGCTCATGGAACAACAACCCTTGGTTTCATTTTCCAAGATGGCGTCAtagctgctgcagacacacgtGCCAGTGCCGGGGGGCTTGTTGCAAGCCCGACTGTTAATAAGATTACCCCCATTCACTCCCACTTGGTGGCCACCTCCTCTGGTAGTGGCGCAGACTGCATGTTGTGGGAGCGACTTTTGACCAGAGAGCTCAGACTGTACCAGCTGCGGAACAGACGGCGCCTGTCGATACGTGGCACTGCTAAACTCTTATCATTCATGCTGCATCCCTTTAAAGggactgaagtgtgtgtggcCCTGACACTGTGTGGCTGGGACACGGGAGCAGGCAGCACTGACTGTGCCAGGAGGTCACAAGACTCATCCTGTCTGATGGATGACAGCTCCTCGGTTGCCGTTAGTAGCCAAGGTGATACTAACAGTGGCCCAAAGGTGATATATGTGTGCAGCGATGGAGCCCGACTGCAGGCGGATGTCATCTCTGTGGGCTCAGGTTCTCCGTATGCTTATGGAATCCTGGACAGCGGACTCAGGGGGAGCCTGAGCAAAGACGAGGCCATCTCCCTGGCAAGAGAGGCTGTGTTCAGAGCCACACACAGGGACGCCTACTCAGGAAACAACGTGGATCTCTTCCACATCACAGAGCAGGGatggaagcagagagagagggaggaactgAAAGACGAATATTATAGAGACATGAAAAGGAAGGCATTGAcggtggaggaaagaaagagagtgaCAGGATTCAAAGTTCCTACATGA
- the prmt5 gene encoding protein arginine N-methyltransferase 5 isoform X2, which translates to MASGSTGGRLSCGRDLNCVPEVADTLAVVAKLGFDFLCMPLFHPRFRREYELEPAKSRAGAPTRSDLLLCGRDWNTLIVGKLSQWIDVDAEIETERRNSEAALTQELNFSAYLGLPVFMIPLKGPRNANLARLLLNHIQTGHHTSNFWIRVPLMASEDMREDLIENEPTTCTDESSVDEKTWSWWHSIRTLCDYNKRICLAIEVGADMPSEAVVDKWLGEPIKAAILPTSIFLTNKKGFPVLSKAHQRIIFRLFKLEAQFIFTGTSRHTDKDFRSYLQYLEFLNQNRPAPNAYELFAKGYEDYLQSPLQPLMDNLESQTYEVFEKDPIKYSQYQQAVYKCLLDRVPEEQKDTNIQVLMVLGAGRGPLVNASLRAARQADRKLKVYAVEKNPNAVVTLENWRFEEWGEQVTVVSCDMRDWAAPEKADIIVSELLGSFGDNELSPECLDGAQHFLKDGGVSIPCSYTSFLAPLSSSKLYNEVRSCRERDKDPECHFETPYVVRLHNFHQLAEPKPCFTFRHPTSDMNNNRYQCLRFSVGCNSVLHGFAGYFETTLYKDVTLSIKPETHSPGMFSWFPILFPLKQPIAVARDDDVTVRFWRCNNGKKVWYEWAVTEPSCSAIHNPSGRSYTIGL; encoded by the exons ATGGCGTCCGGGAGCACGGGAGGCAGGCTGTCCTGCGGGAGAGATCTGAACTGTGTGCCGGAGGTAGCTGACACTTTAGCCGTGGTCGCCAAACTTGG GTTTGACTTCCTGTGCATGCCCCTGTTCCACCCGAGGTTCAGGAGAGAGTATGAGCTCGAACCCGCGAAATCCCGAGCCGGTGCTCCGACCCGCTCAGATCTGTTGCTGTGTGGAAGAG ATTGGAACACTCTTATTGTTGGGAAGCTTTCTCAATGGATCGACGTAGATGCAGAAATCGAGACAGAACGCAGAAACTCGGAGGCA GCTCTGACACAGGAGCTCAACTTCTCAGCCTATCTGGGTCTGCCTGTCTTCATGATTCCTCTGAAGGGCCCTCGTAATGCCAACCTAGCCCGTCTGCTGCTAAACCACATCCAAACTGGACACCACACCTCAAAT TTCTGGATACGTGTGCCGCTAATGGCATCTGAGGACATGCGGGAAGACCTGATTGAGAATGAACCGACCACTTGCACTGATGAGTCAAGTGTTGATGAGAAGACCTGGAGCTG GTGGCACTCGATCAGAACCCTTTGTGATTACAACAAGAGGATCTGTCTCG CTATTGAAGTTGGAGCAGACATGCCGTCAGAGGCTGTGGTCGATAAGTGGCTCGGGGAACCCATCAAAGCTGCCATACTTCCCACCAGCATCTTCCTGACTAACAAGAAGGGCTTCCCTGTTCTGTCCAAAGCCCATCAGAGAATAATCTTCCGTCTTTTCAAG TTGGAGGCCCAGTTCATCTTCACCGGCACCAGTCGGCACACTGACAAGGATTTCAGATCTTACCTGCAGTACCTGGAATTCCTCAACCAGAACCGACCCGCACCAAATGCGTATGAGCTCTTCGCCAAGGGCTACGAAGATTACCTGCAGTCTCCTCTCCAG CCCCTCATGGACAACCTGGAGTCTCAGACATATGAAGTGTTTGAGAAGGATCCTATTAAATACTCCCAATACCAACAG GCTGTGTATAAATGTCTTCTTGACAGAGTtccagaggagcagaaagacacaaatatcCA GGTTTTGATGGTATTAGGAGCAGGTCGGGGTCCGCTGGTCAATGCGTCCCTGCGAGCTgccagacaggcagacaggaagCTGAAGGTGTATGCTGTGGAGAAAAATCCCAACGCTGTAGTCAC GCTAGAGAACTGGCGCTTTGAGGAGTGGGGTGAACAGGTGACTGTGGTGTCATGTGACATGCGAGACTGGGCAGCACCTGAGAAAGCGGACATCATTGTCAGCGAGCTGCTTGGATCGTTTGGCGACAATGAACTCTCCCCTGAGTGCTTAGATGGAGCGCAGCACTTTCTCAAAG ACGGCGGTGTCAGCATCCCCTGCTCCTACACGTCCTTCCTGGctcccctgtcctcctccaAGCTTTACAATGAAGTACGCAGCTGCCGGGAACGTGACAAGGACCCCGAGTGCCACTTTGAGACGCCCTACGTAGTGCGCCTCCATAACTTCCACCAGTTGGCTGAACCCAAACCGTGCTTCACCTTCAGACACCCCACATCAG ATATGAACAATAACCGGTATCAGTGCCTCAGATTCTCTGTGGGGTGTAACTCAGTGCTTCACGGCTTCGCTGGCTACTTTGAAACCACACTGTACAAAGATGTCACACTCA gtaTAAAACCAGAAACTCATTCACCTGGAATGTTCTCCTGGTTCCCCATCCTCTTCCCCCTCAAA CAACCCATCGCCGTAGCCCGGGATGATGATGTTACAGTGAGATTCTGGCGCTGCAACAACGGGAAGAAGGTTTGGTACGAATGGGCCGTGACTGAACCCTCCTGCTCTGCCATCCACAACCCATCAGGACGCTCCTACACCATCGGCCTGTAA
- the prmt5 gene encoding protein arginine N-methyltransferase 5 isoform X1 produces MASGSTGGRLSCGRDLNCVPEVADTLAVVAKLGRFDFLCMPLFHPRFRREYELEPAKSRAGAPTRSDLLLCGRDWNTLIVGKLSQWIDVDAEIETERRNSEAALTQELNFSAYLGLPVFMIPLKGPRNANLARLLLNHIQTGHHTSNFWIRVPLMASEDMREDLIENEPTTCTDESSVDEKTWSWWHSIRTLCDYNKRICLAIEVGADMPSEAVVDKWLGEPIKAAILPTSIFLTNKKGFPVLSKAHQRIIFRLFKLEAQFIFTGTSRHTDKDFRSYLQYLEFLNQNRPAPNAYELFAKGYEDYLQSPLQPLMDNLESQTYEVFEKDPIKYSQYQQAVYKCLLDRVPEEQKDTNIQVLMVLGAGRGPLVNASLRAARQADRKLKVYAVEKNPNAVVTLENWRFEEWGEQVTVVSCDMRDWAAPEKADIIVSELLGSFGDNELSPECLDGAQHFLKDGGVSIPCSYTSFLAPLSSSKLYNEVRSCRERDKDPECHFETPYVVRLHNFHQLAEPKPCFTFRHPTSDMNNNRYQCLRFSVGCNSVLHGFAGYFETTLYKDVTLSIKPETHSPGMFSWFPILFPLKQPIAVARDDDVTVRFWRCNNGKKVWYEWAVTEPSCSAIHNPSGRSYTIGL; encoded by the exons ATGGCGTCCGGGAGCACGGGAGGCAGGCTGTCCTGCGGGAGAGATCTGAACTGTGTGCCGGAGGTAGCTGACACTTTAGCCGTGGTCGCCAAACTTGG CAGGTTTGACTTCCTGTGCATGCCCCTGTTCCACCCGAGGTTCAGGAGAGAGTATGAGCTCGAACCCGCGAAATCCCGAGCCGGTGCTCCGACCCGCTCAGATCTGTTGCTGTGTGGAAGAG ATTGGAACACTCTTATTGTTGGGAAGCTTTCTCAATGGATCGACGTAGATGCAGAAATCGAGACAGAACGCAGAAACTCGGAGGCA GCTCTGACACAGGAGCTCAACTTCTCAGCCTATCTGGGTCTGCCTGTCTTCATGATTCCTCTGAAGGGCCCTCGTAATGCCAACCTAGCCCGTCTGCTGCTAAACCACATCCAAACTGGACACCACACCTCAAAT TTCTGGATACGTGTGCCGCTAATGGCATCTGAGGACATGCGGGAAGACCTGATTGAGAATGAACCGACCACTTGCACTGATGAGTCAAGTGTTGATGAGAAGACCTGGAGCTG GTGGCACTCGATCAGAACCCTTTGTGATTACAACAAGAGGATCTGTCTCG CTATTGAAGTTGGAGCAGACATGCCGTCAGAGGCTGTGGTCGATAAGTGGCTCGGGGAACCCATCAAAGCTGCCATACTTCCCACCAGCATCTTCCTGACTAACAAGAAGGGCTTCCCTGTTCTGTCCAAAGCCCATCAGAGAATAATCTTCCGTCTTTTCAAG TTGGAGGCCCAGTTCATCTTCACCGGCACCAGTCGGCACACTGACAAGGATTTCAGATCTTACCTGCAGTACCTGGAATTCCTCAACCAGAACCGACCCGCACCAAATGCGTATGAGCTCTTCGCCAAGGGCTACGAAGATTACCTGCAGTCTCCTCTCCAG CCCCTCATGGACAACCTGGAGTCTCAGACATATGAAGTGTTTGAGAAGGATCCTATTAAATACTCCCAATACCAACAG GCTGTGTATAAATGTCTTCTTGACAGAGTtccagaggagcagaaagacacaaatatcCA GGTTTTGATGGTATTAGGAGCAGGTCGGGGTCCGCTGGTCAATGCGTCCCTGCGAGCTgccagacaggcagacaggaagCTGAAGGTGTATGCTGTGGAGAAAAATCCCAACGCTGTAGTCAC GCTAGAGAACTGGCGCTTTGAGGAGTGGGGTGAACAGGTGACTGTGGTGTCATGTGACATGCGAGACTGGGCAGCACCTGAGAAAGCGGACATCATTGTCAGCGAGCTGCTTGGATCGTTTGGCGACAATGAACTCTCCCCTGAGTGCTTAGATGGAGCGCAGCACTTTCTCAAAG ACGGCGGTGTCAGCATCCCCTGCTCCTACACGTCCTTCCTGGctcccctgtcctcctccaAGCTTTACAATGAAGTACGCAGCTGCCGGGAACGTGACAAGGACCCCGAGTGCCACTTTGAGACGCCCTACGTAGTGCGCCTCCATAACTTCCACCAGTTGGCTGAACCCAAACCGTGCTTCACCTTCAGACACCCCACATCAG ATATGAACAATAACCGGTATCAGTGCCTCAGATTCTCTGTGGGGTGTAACTCAGTGCTTCACGGCTTCGCTGGCTACTTTGAAACCACACTGTACAAAGATGTCACACTCA gtaTAAAACCAGAAACTCATTCACCTGGAATGTTCTCCTGGTTCCCCATCCTCTTCCCCCTCAAA CAACCCATCGCCGTAGCCCGGGATGATGATGTTACAGTGAGATTCTGGCGCTGCAACAACGGGAAGAAGGTTTGGTACGAATGGGCCGTGACTGAACCCTCCTGCTCTGCCATCCACAACCCATCAGGACGCTCCTACACCATCGGCCTGTAA